Proteins encoded within one genomic window of Synechococcus sp. PCC 7335:
- a CDS encoding histone deacetylase, whose protein sequence is MKQSFPIFYSSLFTRHNTGAGHPENAGRLRAAVDYLRKCQQPASKDYTWAKRIKWIEPSSRPVLEHVYRVHDESYLQALKNFADEGGGQIDSDTVVSAQSYDAAILAVAAWLDGIDWVWQHRAPAFALVRPPGHHAERDRGMGFCLLSNAAITAHYAINTNAVSPSAKTTHLASSSSLNSIKDTHRPDSDRPSLNRAHIDKVAVLDWDVHHGNGTQHLIESNPQLAYCSFHQSPAYPGTGQASETGQFDNVLNLPVPPGAQLKDYQKLWHEYAYPFLANFDADLLIVSAGYDANQADPLASVCLQPSDYGWFTQACQALTPAVLFGLEGGYDYAALSESIAVTICAALQSHS, encoded by the coding sequence ATGAAACAGTCGTTTCCTATCTTCTATAGCAGTCTATTTACACGTCACAATACGGGTGCTGGACATCCTGAGAACGCCGGACGCCTAAGGGCGGCGGTTGATTACCTGCGAAAATGTCAACAGCCGGCATCAAAGGACTATACCTGGGCTAAGAGAATAAAGTGGATTGAGCCATCCTCGCGGCCTGTGCTAGAGCATGTCTATCGAGTACACGATGAAAGTTACCTTCAAGCGCTGAAGAATTTTGCGGATGAGGGGGGCGGTCAGATTGATAGTGATACGGTGGTCAGTGCTCAAAGCTACGACGCTGCGATATTAGCCGTCGCTGCCTGGTTAGATGGTATTGACTGGGTATGGCAGCACCGCGCTCCGGCTTTCGCACTTGTTCGTCCGCCAGGGCACCACGCTGAAAGAGACAGAGGAATGGGGTTTTGCTTACTAAGCAATGCGGCGATCACGGCTCACTATGCAATCAACACGAATGCCGTTAGCCCGTCCGCAAAAACCACTCATTTAGCCAGTTCTAGTTCGTTGAACTCTATCAAAGACACTCATAGACCGGACAGCGACAGACCAAGCCTCAACAGAGCGCATATCGATAAAGTAGCTGTTCTAGACTGGGACGTTCATCACGGTAACGGCACCCAGCACCTGATCGAATCAAATCCACAGCTCGCCTACTGCTCTTTCCACCAATCTCCTGCCTACCCAGGAACAGGGCAAGCCAGCGAAACGGGTCAATTTGACAATGTATTGAACTTGCCAGTTCCACCTGGCGCTCAGCTTAAGGATTATCAAAAGCTTTGGCATGAGTATGCCTATCCTTTCTTGGCTAACTTTGATGCAGATCTGCTGATAGTCAGCGCAGGCTACGATGCAAATCAAGCTGATCCTTTAGCCAGCGTGTGTCTACAGCCTAGTGACTATGGCTGGTTTACTCAAGCGTGTCAGGCATTAACACCTGCTGTGCTATTTGGATTAGAAGGAGGATATGATTATGCTGCCTTATCCGAATCGATTGCGGTTACGATCTGCGCTGCTTTACAAAGCCATTCTTGA